GGCTACCTTCACTGTGGTCGGTGATATACCGCCCGCCGTTTTCAGCGATGGTATTGCTTGGGGAGAGACGCTCGAAGGGTTTCAGCTAGGGCTCCGTGATGAGGGGATGCCGCAGTGCTCACTCTGGGTGCGAAATGTCTCTTCAAAAAACCTTGAGTACCCACACCCCTCTTGGAATGTTTCGACCCAGCGCTCCCTAGTGATCCTGATAGGGAGACGTGACGAGCTCACCTACCCCCAACGCTCTTCCTCATTCCCCTTTTCCCGGCAGACACTAGCACCTGGGCAAAAGCGACAACTGATGACCTATACCATTCAGATCAGGGAAGGGCAGATTCGTGATCTCCTTCACCTTGGAACCGCTCCCTTGCCAAGCTTGTTCGCTCAGTTTCGCTTTCAGTGCGGAGCCCATAAGCAGGCTACAGGAAGCCTACCGGTAATTCCCCAGGAAGACGAGCCGATTACTTGGGGGAGAGTGGAGCAGGGCCTGCAACTGGGGCTTCGTCTGCCCAAGGGCGTGACGACATTTGCAAAGCTTAGCCAAGTGCACTTTGAAGTATTTCTTCGTAATCGCTCCGATAAGTCTCTTACGGCAAGCTGGGTTGCTCCATCGCGCTTTGAGCTCTATGGCCCCGATATCTTCACCACGGAGGGTGAGCCGATTCCCTATATCCACACCGTCGCAGGGCCGTATATCCAGCAGGCAAAGCGACTGGCGGTTGGGGAGAGCATCGTGCTGGGGACGATTGCAATCCCGGAGCAGGCTCAAGAGCGGTGGGACTCCCTGCCGCAGGGGCCGTATCTGGCGAGTGGCTCACCGCCGCCGAGCCCCTACGAAGCACGCTTTTCACTGGGGGTCACGGTTGCAGGGAAAAGTGAGCAGACTCTCACCGCTCGCCTGCCGTTTACCGTGTCGCGCCCACGCTGAGAAAGCGCTGGTACACTAGGCCCGTGATTACCTTTGACTACCACAGCCACAACGACCGCTGTGGCCACGCGGTCGGGAAGCTGGAGGACTATGTCCAGCAGGCCGTGGCGCTGGGGCTGACCCACTTTGGCATGTCCGACCACGGTCCCGCCTACTGGCTGGAGGGCGACCATGCCCAGCCGACAATCCAGATGGCGGTCTCGGAGCTGCCGAGCTATGTTGCGGAGGCAGTGGCACTCAAAGAGCGCTACGCCGACCAGCTCGCGCTCGCCGTGGGGATCGAGGCGGACTTTATCGAGGGGCAGGAAGAGGCGCTCGCGGGCTGGCTAGCGGCGCACCCCTTTGACTATGTCTTAGGAAGCGTGCACTACTGCCTGGGCAAGAGTGTCTTCGACCGGCGGCGCTGGCGTGAGCAAGACCCGGAGGCGGTCTTCCGGGACTACTACCGCCAGGTGGTTCTCGCAGCACGCTCCGGGCTCTTTGATATTCTCTCGCACCTGAGTGTCATCGACACCTACGCCCCTAAGATCCCCGAGCGCCTCGCCGACGAGCTCTACCCCCCTGTGGCGGCGGCGATTGCGGAGTCGGGCTGCATTGTCGAGCTCAACACATCGTGCTACCGCAAACAACCGTCCTGGGACGCGCCGTACCCGAACCCAAAGCTCCTCACCGAGCTGATCGCCCACGGTGTCCCCCTCACCTTTGGCTCGGACTGCCACGCGCCACAGGAGATTCATTTTGCGCGTGAAAGGGTGGAGGAGCTCCTTGCAACGTTTGAAATTTCTCCGAAAGCGCAACCAAATCGGGTAAAACGTGGTCAGATCATGACGTTTTGTGTTCCCCCGCGTCGCGGGGGCTAGGGGGCAAGCTGTTTTGGAGAATCTGACGAATTTTAGCTGGGTGACAAGTCCGGGGGCCTGGATAGGGCTACTGACACTGATCGCACTGGAGATCGTGTTGGGGATCGACAACATTGTCTTTATCTCCATCCTCTCTGGGAAGCTTCCCCCTGAGCAGCAAGCACAGGGCCGCAAGACCGGCATGACCCTCGCGGTGATTCCTCGAATTGTTCTACTGCTCTTCATCCCACTGGTGCTGAGCATGAAGGCGGCGCTCTTCCACCTCCCCTTCAAGGACCCCCATACTGGTGCGCCGGGGATCGGAATCTCGCTGCAGGACCTGGTGCTGATTATCGGCGGGATCTTCCTCTTGGGGAAAGCGGCCCACGAGCTCCACAGTAAGCTGGAGGGCGACGATCATATCGAGGAGAACCCGGAGGAGCGCAAGAGTGGCAGTGGCAAGTTCGCTGCCGTGATGGTGCAGATCATGCTCCTCAACATTGTCTTCTCCCTCGACTCGATTGTCACCGCCATTGGCATGATCCCCCCCAGCCAGGTGACCGTGATGATCCTGGCGGTGCTGGTCTCCACAGGGATCATGGCCCTGACAGTCAACCCCGTGAGCCGCTTTGTCGAGAAGCACCCCGGTGTCAAGATCCTGGCGCTCTCGTTTCTCTTGCTGATCGGCTTTAACCTCGTGATTGAGGGCTTTCACTTCGAGATTCCTCAAGGGTATGTCTATTTCTCGATGGGTTTCTCGGTCTTTGTCCAGGTGCTCAATATCCGGGCGAACTCGGATAAGAAGAATAAGGCTGTTGAGCTTATCGAACCCAAGCTATAATAGGAGGTATGAACAACCTCACACCAGCCCATTTTCTCCTGCCACTGACGGTGGTGTTCTTGGTCTCAAAAGCACTCTGGGACTTCTTTCGTCTGAAAGAGGCCCAGGAGAGACCCGGGCTGGAACAAGAGCCGCTACAGCGCCTCGACCACCTGCTGGCCGGGACTCTGGCGATGGGGTTTTTCTGCATCATCCTCTGGCGGCTTGATTTTCCCGCCAAGGCGGTCTTCGATGAGTGCTACCACTCCCGCACGGGGATGCAGTACCTGATCGGGCAGAACCCGATGGAGTGGACCCACCCGCCGCTGGCGAAGCTGATTATCGCGGGGGGGCTCAAGCTCTTTGGCGGGACCTTCAACCCAACCGAGGGGATCTACAAGCCCGACATGAGCTTCTCCCACGCCGCCGCGTTTGGCTGGCGCTTTGGGAGCACGGTCTTTGGAGCGCTCTCGATCTGGCTGATGTTCTACCTGGCGCGCGCCGTCACGGGAAACCGGCTGGCGGCGCTCCTGGCGACCGTGATGCTGGCCCTGGATGGGGTCTTCTTTGTCCAGAGCCGGATCGCGATGACCAATATCTACACGGTCTGCTTTATCCTCGCGGCGGCGCTGGCGGCCTGGAACTACCGGGCGAGTGGCAAGACCGGGTGGATGCTCCTGCTCGGCCTGGCACTGGGCCTTGCGGTGGCGACACGCTGGACCACGCTCTATGCCGTGGGCCTGATCGGGCTCTGGCTCCTCGCCTACGACCTGCCCCGCGCGGCCAAGTCCCCCAAGGTGCTGGGGCTGGCAGGCCTAGGTGTCACCCTTCTTGGGGTGCTCTTTGTCAAGGCCGCGAGCTTCTACAAGGCCGATCCGATGCACCCTGAGGCGGGTCAGGCGATTGTCGGTGCGCTAGGGCCTCTGCTAGTGGGCTCGGTGGTGCTCTACCTGCTGGTCTTTGGGGTTCTCAAGGCCCTAGACCGCAAGAACACGCTCCTCTCACTGCCCGGCTGGTACCTGCTGACCTTTATCGGGATGCCCGTGGCGCTCTACCTGCTCTCCTATCTCCCCTACATGCGCCAGGGCCACGATCTCTTCAAGGTATTTGATG
This genomic interval from Armatimonas rosea contains the following:
- a CDS encoding histidinol-phosphatase HisJ family protein, producing the protein MITFDYHSHNDRCGHAVGKLEDYVQQAVALGLTHFGMSDHGPAYWLEGDHAQPTIQMAVSELPSYVAEAVALKERYADQLALAVGIEADFIEGQEEALAGWLAAHPFDYVLGSVHYCLGKSVFDRRRWREQDPEAVFRDYYRQVVLAARSGLFDILSHLSVIDTYAPKIPERLADELYPPVAAAIAESGCIVELNTSCYRKQPSWDAPYPNPKLLTELIAHGVPLTFGSDCHAPQEIHFARERVEELLATFEISPKAQPNRVKRGQIMTFCVPPRRGG
- a CDS encoding TerC family protein yields the protein MENLTNFSWVTSPGAWIGLLTLIALEIVLGIDNIVFISILSGKLPPEQQAQGRKTGMTLAVIPRIVLLLFIPLVLSMKAALFHLPFKDPHTGAPGIGISLQDLVLIIGGIFLLGKAAHELHSKLEGDDHIEENPEERKSGSGKFAAVMVQIMLLNIVFSLDSIVTAIGMIPPSQVTVMILAVLVSTGIMALTVNPVSRFVEKHPGVKILALSFLLLIGFNLVIEGFHFEIPQGYVYFSMGFSVFVQVLNIRANSDKKNKAVELIEPKL
- a CDS encoding phospholipid carrier-dependent glycosyltransferase, which encodes MNNLTPAHFLLPLTVVFLVSKALWDFFRLKEAQERPGLEQEPLQRLDHLLAGTLAMGFFCIILWRLDFPAKAVFDECYHSRTGMQYLIGQNPMEWTHPPLAKLIIAGGLKLFGGTFNPTEGIYKPDMSFSHAAAFGWRFGSTVFGALSIWLMFYLARAVTGNRLAALLATVMLALDGVFFVQSRIAMTNIYTVCFILAAALAAWNYRASGKTGWMLLLGLALGLAVATRWTTLYAVGLIGLWLLAYDLPRAAKSPKVLGLAGLGVTLLGVLFVKAASFYKADPMHPEAGQAIVGALGPLLVGSVVLYLLVFGVLKALDRKNTLLSLPGWYLLTFIGMPVALYLLSYLPYMRQGHDLFKVFDEQRNMWNYHAGMKETHPYSSPWWSWPLVLRPTWYEYSAVGPGDNRITGIVCIGNVFVWWASIPALVFAAWRARRDRHVGLGFAALLGLGLWLAWGIQPRSLVFLHYFFEALPFACIALGHFGARLWASRDDDYRYMAAGYGALILFWFGFFYPLLSALPIPDLYVRAHLWLGKLWL